The Tachysurus vachellii isolate PV-2020 chromosome 19, HZAU_Pvac_v1, whole genome shotgun sequence genome segment GTATGATATgatctaaaaataaaagcctaaataaaaaagtgataaaataaaaacctaaataaaaagtgaaaaagtgatACACATGTAGGTCTAACACAATTTGACATAAATACTCACATGTTCATTGTCTTGAGATGAAGGTCTTGAAACTGTAATTATACAAATGGTTCAATTTATTCCAGGTGACTGCAGTGATAAAGCTGTACACatgataaaatgtgtgtgtgtgtgtgtctgtgtgtaccttgTGGTGCCCTCTCATGTCTCAGTTTGTAGATCGCTAACAGTGTAAGTCCTCCAatcaacagcacacacacacactgatgatgatgatgatgattgtggtgTTAACAGAGGATTctggagaaagaaacagagacaaTACAGAACCAAAAACATCAACTTCATACATGAGCACAAACATGTAttttgtagtgtgtatgtgtgcacagtAGTTTTCCTGGTCACTTCCTGGTCTTTTTGAACATAAAGACATTAAAGCTTGCATTATCATGACTGTAATGCACTGATCCTCTTAAGGTAAAcaatgaacatgaacacagaaTAAAAGTGTAAGTGTTACAGAATGTATATTGAGTAAACTCTTACTGAAATTCGTTGTCTTAATGGAAATCAGTGCTTTAGATTTTGTATGAAACGCGAAAGAAACAATTGCACAGTCTTAAAACTTTATACATGAATATAATACTGTCATGGAAATTACTCACATTTagtataaatattcaaatatatttaaaacaacatgagtAAAAGTTTACCTCTAACATGCAGATGAATCTCTCTGAAGAAGGAATAATACTGGATTGAGTTCTCTCTGTTGTAGAATCCACAAAAATAAACTCCATTGTCGGCTTCTCTCACATTACTGATGTTCATACCGAGAACTTTAGCTCTGCTGTCATCAGAAATGGAGAATCTGTTGTTCTGGGGTATATTATAAGTATCTAGAACGGCATTAGAAACACTGCCATTTTCAAGTTTCATGATATACTTGTAGTATCTGTTGTAAATCACAGGATAGTTAGAGGTGATTCTGATATTCTGTCCAGAAAAAACCTTCACTGTTTTTAGTCGATCACAACAAGAATCTGTTAATtatacaaacaagaaaacaaatctcAAAGCTGTGCACATTTATGTTGGATAGACAATATGCTTCAATGTTAATAATGAAATGATGTTAAACATTTCCTCACCATAATTAACAGTCAGGCTCACATCAGTTTTTGGCCCATTCATTCCCCCTATTGTGTACGTTCCAGCATCCTGTGGCTTCAGCCTCCTGATTAACACTATCAAAAATCCCTTTCTGCTTTTATACAGCATGAATCTTCCCACTTGAACAGAATTCTTTGTGGTGTTACTATGTATTATATCTGTGCACGATATGCTTCCCTTAATACAAATATATCTACTAAATCCTGAACCCCATTTTAGATCAGATATTATAAGGACGCTTCCTCCTGAGTAGCCAGTCACAGCACAGCCCACTGGACCTGTCAGTCAAACGGAAATCTTACTTATGTCTTTAATTGTACATAATCATAATACAAATCACTGtctttacatttgtttaaaaaaacaacagctgaCCTGATATTAGGGAGAGGGTGAAGATGAGGATGGTCTTCATCATGGAATGAAGCTTcactttacttttactcttcTTTTGCTCTTTCCAGCACACGGGGAAATGTTTTAGTTGACTCCTCAGAGCTGTTATTGCCCAAAGGTCTGCATGTCATCAGGTCTTTCTACTTTTAACAAGATATTGTGTGTTGATGTTTTAAATGTAGACTTACTCAACACTCACACAATGCTCTCTTCCTCTATACTACTGAATGTGATTTGAGTTTGTGGTTTTATACTTTACAAATCTGTTCATTAAACCCTGTCCTAAAAATACAGACTTTCTATCTGTATGTATCAATCTACTGATTATACcaaattaataacattaatacaacATTTCTGCCTATTTTTAGTtccactaaaaataaaaattagaagATAATAAAAGTTTGTAATCaggattaattacatttttatggtGTTGCTCGAGTCTCTCCGGAGAGATGTTTTTgaatttctgaacattttcaaATTTAGTATCAAAAAAGTCAAAGGTTTAGTAGGTTTCAAATCAAAACATTAATTTAATCTCATTTCACATAACAGCTGGGAATCAATTAAACAAGGCCGTGTAGTAGattcataattaattataaatgaatagtTTAACGATTCACGAAACGATTTAACGAAAACAATTAATTAACTTTCTCAATGCATTGACAACTAATCCTGGCGAAGCATATTTATCAATATTGAAACAtggagttcattcattcattcatcttctaccgcttatccgaactacctcgggtcacggggagcctgtgcctatctcaggcgtcatcgggcatcaaggcaggatacaccctggacggagtgccaacccatcgcagggcacacacacactcattcactcacgcaatcacacactagggacaattttccagagatgccaatcaacctaccatgcatgtctttggaccgggggaggaaaccggagtacccggaggaaacccccgaggcacggggagaacatgcaaactccacacacacaaggtggaggcgggaatcgaaccccgaccctggaggtgtgaggcgaacatgctaaccactaagccaccgtgccccccttgaaaCATGGAGTTTTGAATTGTAAATCTTATGTTTGTTAATAGCtgattgaaaataataaaaaaaaaatctgatgaatCGCAATTATATAATGACaccaaatgttaaaaataaatgtaaactttaaattaGTTGAATCTGCATAGTTACCTGCACCCTCACTACAGTGGCTTGGTGAATTACGTCAGTACTCTCCAATTGCTGTCTTATGCACTATGGAGGGCAATGAGGGAGAGATTCGCAGGGCACCACCCAAAATGAAATCAAAGTACAGGGAATACTTTGGGTTTCACAACAAAATGGAAAGATTGACAAGTCACTCATAGTTTTTAGTCATTGTAAGTAAGAGTTAAAGTATTTTGGAAATTCAACAAACCTTAGCTACCATCTCCACAGACGCCATGCTATTAAGATAGAAATACCTGCAGCTGCACCTACTGTATGGCAGATTTGAGAAGTAATAACCTATTTGGTCAAACTCTTCCTGAAACTCCATTCATGCTAAAAGGAATTATTACGTTGGTCTAAATGAGTCTTCCCcgtcaggatatatctataagcatgagcctaATCAGACTGGTCAtggaggtggtgttgccacAATCTTTAACGATTTATttactgttactcagagaacacGGTCTAGATTTAATTCCTTTGAAGCTCTTGTTCTTTATGTTTCACTctcccacatgcacacaaaaaaatccctgatgtcccTTGCTCTAGCAACTGTGTATAGACCCCCCgggccctacactgattttcttagagaatttgcaggttttctttcagacctattggttaattttgataaagagttaattgtaggagattttaacattcatgatGACAATACAtactttaggactcacatttatggacctcCTAAAACATCACTAGACCAACACATTGTCTTAATCATacgctagatttaataatatgacacagaatagatgtcactgatatagatatcatacctcaaagtgatgacatcacagaccattacctcataatgtacacactacctataGAACAGACTAACCGTGTCTCACCACATTATcaactcggtagaactattattccgaccactaaagacagattcacaaataacctgatTGATCTGTCTCAACTTCTTACTAAACCCTTAAACGCAAATGATCTAGAtgaaatgactaacagcatgtaacttcatgctctctgacatcacaaaactcaggacttctgataattcccagaatatcaaagtctactaaaggtggtagggcattttcatatttagctcccaaactttggaatagacttcctgatagtgttcggggcttaGGCACACtgtcccagtttaaatgtagattaaaaactcatcttgGTTTTTATCTTTCATTTATCTTTCATCTTTGGTCAGGTatacacataatacttcccataatcttgGCAGATATgataatccctctccactgcttctctctttctacccatcccgaggcatccagaaattgtaaagctccgatcgtctttggtgccatgaagattttggaccttcactgagatgaggccaaccatgtgaggatcccgaggaatctagagatgtaccagctccagttggacattgcttcatgaagtattcggacatacTAAGGGGAGATGCCAActtcatgtggtctttgagaacagagtgtcagactgtatattttcacaccCAAATGAGTCTGgcttctctcaaggtttcttacttTACccttcaagggagtttttccttgccatagtcacctgagtcacctcagacttgctcatcagggataaatacaaacacatttaaatatatctaatataaatcttgaatttttgtattatattaatctttatattaaccttttgttttacctttttttgcttattaaacgcgctaaacaaataaattttgtaTTTGAACATTAACTACCATGTTTTAATTGCACTGCATGTGATATTACTGCCAGTTGCACTTGCACTTTGTTGTATTTCTGCACTTTGCAGTATTTCTTAAATGTTCAGGAAATGTatgcaatgtttaaaaaaacgttTGGGGGCATTGAATATATACCAGTAGTAGTATTTTATCTTGCTTAAAATGCATCAAGGCAGGTAAAGTAAGGTAAGTTCTGGATCAAGTTGCTGAATGGTCATAAATTTCCCCAAAATGGAATTTATTTGCTCAGCTGcctaaaatattcaaaattattAATCGAATCGAATGTTATTGTGCGTCGGATAAAATTTAATCGTTTTGAAGTAGCAAAACTCGTTCTTGAATTGAATAACTATTACCTACGATCGGTAACCATCAAATTAAGTGAATCCGCTAATGCGCTGAGTTTGATTGCTTTTgtcttcacacaaacacattagaaTAAGGGGAATAAGGTGATTTTTCCTCATTCTTGTAAAAGTATCGCTGTCTTGAACATTTCTCCCTGTTTTTCAGGTTGTCTGTGGGTTTAGATGacagtgaaatgtttgtgaCAAATTCATAACATTCATAAcataacatgtgtgtgtgtgtgtgtgtgtgtgtgtgcgaggccCACGCCGATTGccaggtgaggggagcaaggatgatggcgaggccagtggggggagcaaggaccattgcgaggtaggcgaggggagccaaggcacacggcgagccAGGTGAggggagcagggcacacggcggcgcagccagagagggccgagcaacgtccacagccgagctgaagggccgaggtGATGTCCGCatctgagctgaagggccgagcgaagtccacagccaagctgttaggccgagtgacgtccaccgccgagctgTAGTGCCGAGCAGCATCCCCCGACACTCAGCGGCCAAACCCTCGCCTCGACGAACTGAGGAAAAGGGCGGGAGGGCGGGAAAGATCCCCCGCCTCGGGCCCGCAGCACCCTGCGCGGAAGAAGTGAAGAGACGTCCTCCTCGGAgaaaccggaaacggagcggcacTGCTCGATTGTTCTCATagtctctcagggtaagaggtaagtatactacaaggctcttttctgttctgacaCCGAGGTTGTGgcatgaacttcccctaggggttcggacagctgagtcactgactgtcttcaaacgacggttgaTGACCTGGATAGGCCCCACTCAATAGCAGTGTAAAACCCATAATTACTACAGCTGTGAATCTTAAGGGTAGACAGTGAATCGATTCAAATTATGAGGTTTTTGATTTGATCCaagaactcactcactctcactcactcattttctaccgcttaaccgaactaactcgggtcacggggagcctgtgctcaggtgtcaaggcaggatacaccctggacagagtgccaacccatcgcagggcacacacacactctgattcactcatgcaatcacacactacggacaattttccagagatgccaatcaacctaccatgcatgtcttttggaccgggggagaaaaccggagtacccggaggaaacccccgaggcacggggagaacatgcaaactccacacacacaaggcggaggcgggaattgaacccccaaccctggaggtgtgaggcgaacgtgctaaccactaagccaccatgcccccctgatCCAAGAATGATTTTTGCTAATTCAGGACGATTCAATTTAAAACGATTCACAATGAAATTTGATTCGAAAAAggattttgtatattttctatCTGCATCTGAGCAAATAAATTCCATTTTTGGGAAATTTATGACCATTCAGCAacttacaacttttttttttattgtaaagatTGCATACATTTCCTGAACATTTAGGAAATACTGCAAAGtgcagaaatacaaaaatgcaaaaaatacaaaaatgcaacTGGCAGTAATATCACACACAGTGCAATTAAAGCATGCTAGTTAATGTATCAGAGTGATGGCTGTAACATGCATTTTCAACACTATTAACTTGAATTTTGTTTCAAAAATATAAACTGATCAACACAATTTGGCTGTAAACTGCTTTTCTGAGAAGATACAATGTCTCCTGCAGTATTGAAAACTCTTTCTTGAAAAGATTTGCCAGGACTGGTACAGTAGTTCTGTCTCATGTGACTTCCACCAGTCCAGTGCACTTTCAGTCAGTGCCAGAGGGGCCATAGATCTGTATATGAGTAACTTTTTTCTGCTGATTACACTAGCAGACCTTGATAGGGGACAGGTCTCCAAATCCTtggctttaatttttttttgcaggatgCATcacatctgaaaaataaaattaattttatggaAATGGTGGATGATAAAGTTTGTTTTGTGATGATAAAGATCTGATTTCATGtccttaaatacatttaaattaatttacagtatacacatcctttaaattaaacacattactctttattaacaaattaaaataaataccttCTTCAGTTGTGTTTAGTGGTTTCTATTCAAAGGCATCCTCCAGCTTTTCCACGTGAATCTGTaacaaaatgacataaaaatactAGCTCCAGTCAAGtcatataattataaacacaaccAGACTATAATTTCAACATGCAAAGTATTTTTTCCTCAGATAATACTAATTTAAACATTGCCTTCTCCTGGAGGGTGAGGTGTTATAGGCCGATCCTCCGGTTTTGGCACGCTTTTCATTGTCCTTCCTTGCAGCCGCACTCAGCAGCACGGTTTCTTCTGCCACAGGGAGATTTGGGGGTTAGGAATGTTTTTTGTGCTTTGATGGGGCCCCCCTTTAGCTCGAAGCCCATGCCTAATAGATGACATGCCCAGCGGGTGTatctgtgagagagacagtctgtttttctgtgttgGGCTCCCACACAGTGCTTAAACTGGAATGTGAAATCCTGCAATGATATGAACGAAAGTGGTTATTCAGGCATTTGAATCCTTGGCCTATGCCATCCATTGCAGTAGGGTGTGGTCAGTGTTGCGTGGCACCCAGCTAGCTAGTACCGCAATTCCTCGATGGCCCACTTTATTGCCAGAGCCTCAAATTCCAGGGTGGTATAGTTCTTCTAGGCGGGGTGAGCTTCCGTGAGATGAATAGGACCGGGTGCTACTCATCCTCAAACTGCTGAGACAGGAGACTGACCTAGTCCTGTGTTGGAGGCGTCCGTGAGGATGATGAATGGACGGTCAAAGTCCGGATTACAAGGGAATGGCCGATTGATCAGCATGTTTTTTGTGCTGGAAGTGCTGGAAAGCTTGCTCTGTGGCATCATCTACCCGGGGAAGGGGGTAGCTGTCTAACTCAGACACCTGGTTGAGCCTCCGGAAGTTGTTGCAGAGCCAGATGGTTCCATCTGGCTTGGGCACCATGATGATTGGGCTTGACCAGGGTCTAGTGGACTCCTCGATGATTCCCTACTGCAGCATTTTGGCCACTTCTTCCTCTATAGCACGACGGTGGGCCTCCGGGAAACGATACGGCTGCTGGCTAGCCACCGTCCCAGGAGAGGTTTTGATCTAGTGCTGAACGATGTGGGTGCGGCCTGGCATTGCGCAGAAGACGTCAGTGATTCAGTCCACTAATTCCATGAGGTCTTGTTAAAACAGAGGAACGGAAGGAGGTACAGACAATCATTGGTTCTTCAGTCTCCTTTCAGGTTTCCCCAATAACTCTTCTGGATCACAACTGCCTTCACTGCTGAGCATCTGGGTTTTGCCGACCAGGTTGTCCTGAAGAGGTAGCAACATCTCAAGAACCTTCCATTGCAGACTTTTAAGTGAGTCTGCCCACTACTGTTGTCAGAGCCGACAATACTCACCTCATCACTCCATTGCAGCCATACAGATGAGGCCCAGCTGGACTTTGCAGGGACCTGTAAGAGGTGGACTTTGCAGGGACACAAGGAGGTCGTAATGCCAAGGCTTAATTGGCTGGCATAGATGCCAGAGAAGGTGGACAATTACAAGTCTGAGATAAAGAAGCTGGAGCTATCTGGCACAGTAATGAAGTTACCCCGGGGGAGGGCAAGACCACTGGAGAGAACTGGGACATTTCCCATTACTTTGTCAGCTATAATGGTAAAGATTGCCTAGTGTTTAACTGTTCCTTTGAGTATGACAGGCTGAACTTCAACCACTTCTACTGCCTGATCCAGTCCTAAGTTCACTGGTTTCAATAAGACTCCCGCAGCAAGAACGTGCAGGATTTCCTTGTTCCTAACCAATGGCTTCATGGCTAAGAGTTTCTGCTGCACCAAAAGGAGAAGTTGCctcctctctttgtctcttacCTTCCTGATATGGAATATGCCATCAAACATAGAGAGAGCACTGTCTGTGGAGTAACCAGTACGGCTTCACTattaaattggtgtgtgtgcatgactaATTGTGAGTACTAGTTTGTGTACTAGACATTTCCTGACAGTTATAGTAGCTGTTCTTTAAGTCCTGATAATTTTTAGCATGCAAGTGCTGTTACTCTGAGAGATTGCTCTAATGCTAAGCTAGTGTGTTTCGTGCGTTCATGCTCTTTGTCAAGTTGTTAATCATGTTTATGCTGTTagctcttttttgtgtgtgtttattactctcAGTAAGCTGTGAGTTGATCCTTATGAGTTGTATTTGAATAGTGTATTTAGTGACTGAGCCTTATTATTGATGTATGCCTTAGTTAACCTGCTGGTTATGCTTATGTGACATGCAGCACCATATTTAAGTGTGTACTGTTTGTTAAAGCCTTATTTGTCATCAATAGTTATCAATTGTCATCAATAgttatcattgtgtgtgttaatgtgcctATGAAACATCCTACTAATGGTTATGTTCATTCCTACTCTCTTCTGATATAAAAccatgctgtagcattacaccTTATCACATCACATTATATTACTCCATACCTCATTACTACACCCATCTGCATCTACATGCCCTCCTACACGAACTGTGTACCTTCAAACTTGTAATAAAGCACCTGATTTGCAACTACGGTTCTGATCCAGTCACCTGTgttctgactgacacacagagagataggCTAGGAGTATTAGAACCTCCTTCGCATACAATCGTTAGATACAACCTCCCAAACGCCCCAACAATGTATGataaatagttattattattattattattattattattattattattattattatattattattattatcattgttattattatgattattatcattgttattgttattattgttattgttattattaataacaataacaataataataacagtaaaaattataacaataataataaaaaacacatatatTTCCACACTTAGGTTTTTAAGGACTACTGAGAGGGACAATAGTTGGTTATTCCATTGCTATGTAGGTCTAACATTCTATTTGCCTATGgggttttttacacctggtcacttcatgcattttctgtgatccgatagctatccgatcgtaaaaagaccaggtgtaaatgccctccgaaatggttttgagacggatataaatccgatcgcacaaaccacttcaggagttGGTCTGGGACGTGTCTCAGATGGAACTGgtcaggtgtaaatgaatgtggttgttcaagccacatacgtcagcgctatactcctcccaaacggaagtacgtcactcgcaggtgactcgcgagtcgtgcatcgcgccataaacaaatatgttttcccatcagtgctggctccgatctttcaccctgGTGTCTcatttggtcttaaaatgcactgctgccgccagcgaaaatgcagcaaacagtaaatgctgtttttgtagCAACTGCATTCAAAAAAGCGTGATACAATTaaattaccctggaaatgaggtaaaatatatttgcatattgggcgggagtagaaagatcagattgatatccgattcgccaagacgcatttatgtggcctaatgtaaatggaacagttttaacaaatcagatagctatcggatcagagacaacacgtgaagtgaccaggtgtaaaaaggccctatctGTCTCTGTTACAACTCCATCATACCGCTTCATATGCAGTGTAGGCCCAGTGTTTAGAAGTAGTTCTTTAATCATCAATTGccgaaatacaaaaatgtttcagtgccaaaaaagaaccaaaattaGTACCGACAGTAATTGAGAtaaaacaattaacaaaaatcaagcttcacttcacttctacTTCTTTACTTCTGTTGAagttttctctgtctgtttcacgGAGGAAAGTTCTAGTTTGGCAAATTAAAGTCACCAAACTGCATGTTCTTAGAAGATGGAgaaaaaccagagaacccagaataaacacacagacagaacactGAACAAACGGTAACCAGAGCTCAGGATCAATCAAGAACTACTTCAAATGTGAGTATAGTACAATGTCAGTTTAGCCTGATGAGAATGCAGATACAAACACTGACCTGATCTGTCTGATATTAGCATGAGAAGCAGATCAGTCTGTTTGAGCTTCTTAgtgatttgtttttcaaatcACTGCTGAGACGGTTTTCTCTACACTGTCGCATCACTCAAGATTCTGCCGCACAACATACTAAAACCATGACAGTTTGCAGTTTGCTCATTTAATGTCAAGTggcttttatttgttatttgaatACAGGTACAGTTCAAAGTGACAAAAACATTTGTGgttacaaaagaaaatatgatTTTGGTATATTTCATCAATTTTTGACATTGTATAAATTATATTCTGTTAAAAGCACATTTTGGAGaaaacataattaaattattacagtTTTGAGGTGCGCTGGACAGTGGCATACTCAGACGCAGATTCCTCCTTACTGAAGGTGATTGCAGCATCATCTGGATTCTTCGGGAAACTCACAGAGGTGTAAGTGAGATTTTGTTCTTGTGGTCGTTCTACTGTGGAGATGATCTCTCTATTAGGGCTCATATTCATATAAAGTTCAGTGGCTGTTGCAGACATATGTTTGGTCTGATTAATTTCCTCGTAGGTGCGAGGAACAGGGGGAACCTGCAAGTTGACAAGaatgaaaatgtataataaaaaaagtaacaaatacACATCTGATTCAACACCTGAACAATTTCATATATACACGTCAGTTACCATAGAGACACACTAAATCTTCCTTTTAAGGATGCCATGACTTTTGCCCTAATTGAATGACTTGTGCTATGTGACTTATTTTATGGATTTACcttttgtaattaatttgaaACAGCACACAAAATAGCTGGATATTCatccatatttataatttatactttCCGCATATGTGAATTTACACATACGCAACTTATTGTAGTGTACAGACACTTATGGAACAAACCATAATTCtactaataacacacacatttttgtctaaATGCTCCTGTAAAAGACTTttgattatatttctatttattcagCTTGAAAACACATAACACATTCAGAGATAAACACTGACCTGATCATTGTCTTTGGCAGAAGGTGGTGGACCTGTTAttatacacaaaagaaaagacTAATTTTCTTCCAGCTTACACTAACAGTTTTTACTAATGGATATTTTAAGTTGCACATGTTATAGACAAGAAACTCTACCTTGTGTTCTCATGTGTATCAGCTTGTAGACCATCAGTGCAAATCCGCAAATCAGTAGCAGAGccaaaatgacacacacactgatgatgatgatgttggcaCTGGAAGGTTCTGgatacagaaacagagacaatacagaacaggaacaaactAAAGTTGTACATTAACTTAATCTTTATACATAACCATAATTTTGTATGTTATAGTGAATATGCGTGTACAGAAGAGCTGATTGGGGGcaccgtggcttagtggttaacacgttcgcctcacacctccagggttgggggttcg includes the following:
- the LOC132862272 gene encoding uncharacterized protein LOC132862272 codes for the protein MMKTILIFTLSLISGPVGCAVTGYSGGSVLIISDLKWGSGFSRYICIKGSISCTDIIHSNTTKNSVQVGRFMLYKSRKGFLIVLIRRLKPQDAGTYTIGGMNGPKTDVSLTVNYDSCCDRLKTVKVFSGQNIRITSNYPVIYNRYYKYIMKLENGSVSNAVLDTYNIPQNNRFSISDDSRAKVLGMNISNVREADNGVYFCGFYNRENSIQYYSFFREIHLHVRGKLLLMLF